One window of Mucilaginibacter inviolabilis genomic DNA carries:
- a CDS encoding FecR family protein: MSKKDATDLLIRYRNGQVSEEEKALVESWYAHYTQNAATPKIDDQELENNRDEILRRIMSDLPGQRKINYRRLISIAALAILILCAGVLFIKQRKPHQNQPPLAAEKNNSNLLPGGNKATLILSNGNSINLNDTKNGALANEKGIVIHKNSNGRITYDQAGHNTPHEANVFNTVVTPKGGQYQLVLSDGTKVWLNAASSLKYPVTFTGTKREIELSGEAYFEVAHDRHKPFRVISNGQTVEVLGTHFNVNAYPDEKLTRTTLLEGSVKVLAGETSSQIKPGEQVQLKDGNLAVSQADIEEAIAWKKGFFYFKDDDIQTVMRQLSRWYDVSVKYEGQIPTREFSGQMNKNITAAQLMHILSFEQIHYRIEDRTIIIMP; the protein is encoded by the coding sequence ATGTCAAAAAAGGACGCAACAGATCTATTGATCCGATACCGTAATGGCCAGGTATCCGAAGAAGAAAAAGCTTTGGTTGAAAGCTGGTATGCTCATTATACCCAAAACGCTGCTACTCCTAAAATTGATGATCAGGAGCTGGAAAACAATCGTGACGAAATTCTCAGGCGTATTATGTCTGATCTACCGGGCCAACGGAAAATTAATTACCGGCGATTGATCAGTATTGCCGCTCTCGCTATTTTGATACTATGCGCCGGTGTATTATTTATAAAACAGCGCAAGCCTCATCAAAACCAGCCACCCCTAGCTGCTGAAAAAAACAACAGCAATTTACTCCCTGGTGGTAATAAAGCCACGTTGATTTTATCCAACGGCAATTCTATCAATCTAAACGACACCAAAAACGGGGCTTTGGCTAACGAAAAAGGCATAGTTATTCATAAAAACTCTAATGGCCGTATCACTTATGATCAGGCCGGGCACAATACCCCCCATGAGGCTAATGTATTTAATACTGTTGTTACCCCCAAAGGTGGCCAATACCAGCTTGTTTTAAGCGACGGAACCAAAGTTTGGCTAAACGCTGCATCCTCTTTAAAATACCCGGTAACGTTCACTGGCACAAAGCGGGAAATAGAACTTTCCGGAGAAGCCTATTTCGAAGTCGCTCATGATCGGCACAAACCATTCCGGGTAATATCAAACGGCCAAACTGTTGAAGTTTTAGGTACTCATTTTAATGTGAATGCCTACCCGGACGAAAAGCTCACCCGAACCACGCTGCTGGAAGGCAGTGTTAAAGTATTGGCCGGTGAAACAAGCAGCCAAATAAAGCCCGGTGAACAGGTTCAATTAAAGGATGGCAATTTAGCAGTATCGCAAGCCGACATAGAAGAAGCCATAGCCTGGAAAAAAGGTTTCTTTTATTTTAAGGATGATGATATTCAAACCGTAATGCGCCAGCTTTCCCGCTGGTATGATGTATCTGTAAAATACGAAGGACAAATTCCCACCAGGGAGTTTTCGGGACAAATGAACAAAAACATCACTGCCGCACAGCTCATGCATATTTTAAGTTTTGAGCAGATCCATTACCGGATAGAGGACAGGACCATCATTATTATGCCTTAA
- a CDS encoding TonB-dependent receptor encodes MKLTTLMILLAMLQCSAAVFGQKINLNETNTPLKKVLKVINDQTGYVFFYESKAIRNKNITIKIEDASLDAALTACLKNQKLSYEILNNTIFIKEQQATVQTPAAANSQQVAIKVTGRVVDEKSQALPGVTVKLKGGNAVVVTDKDGKFSIDVPNGDAVLVFSFIGYATREISAKQNLNNVQLTPTSSDLNQVVVVGYGTQKKVDLTGSVATVNGAVLNQRSTPNAANLLSGTIAGLDAVQSTGQPGKDAPNLQIRGMGSFGAGSAPLILVDGIIVTSLNSIAGNDIESVSVLKDAASASIYGNRAANGVILITTKRGKPGTTTINYNTDLSINQAIGLPNLVWNSAEYMTMFNQAREHNGTNSTPVYTQAQIDAYKNAPANSAQYPNYNYIDHYIKNAFSQNHHISVSGGSENTTFNIGAGYLQQNGTVKGTDAKRYNLLVTLDSKINKTFKVGGTVALSKQDITEPVLGNDGLILLIYGAGPTYAPYLTDGSGRIAKTDYSNNNAGHNRSIEYVLNSGSRVTNNYEARAQTYLEANITKGLTWLVKGAFNYNDQFLNINQFAVNQYAFQPDASGNYTVLDNGSPTSLGVFNQDTRQLYANAYSTLNYKTTIATDHHLNVLGGFSVESYTQQYLSGQRTSFPNNQLTQLNAGSVTGQSLNGDQYQYALESFFGQINYDYKGKYLLQLDGRNDGTSRISPSKRWGFFPAASIGWRLSEENFMKPLTWIDNLKIRASYGRLGNQNIGYYPYQALLNVTQYSFTSSGPVQGVNQQNLNNPDIQWEKTDNTDIGFDLSIKQGLFTATADYYNKKTSGILFTPNVLAAVGLNAPVTNAGTVQNRGFELDLGHANHIGKDFRYSVNAIFSLNRNKVLYLANGTQDQGMYINKVGLPYGSFYMLKWTGIYNSQDEINNSPKEAFASPKPGDLKFADANGDNKIDANDRQIIKGAFPDYTYSFRVNFGYKNWDLSTFWQGVQGVKHYVQGWGIDPFRQGGAPPTFFRNAWTPENHSQTVPAIFDYNGNSGYAPNTSQNSTYYLKDASFLRLKNVRLTYHLVPDLAKRLLMKNASVFISADNLFTFTKFPGDPERLQTGPVSQSGSGTYGATNNYAAYPQIRMFTAGLNVTF; translated from the coding sequence ATGAAATTGACTACCCTCATGATTTTACTGGCAATGCTGCAATGCAGCGCAGCGGTTTTTGGTCAAAAGATTAATCTTAATGAAACCAATACCCCTTTAAAAAAGGTGTTGAAAGTCATTAATGATCAAACAGGTTATGTATTTTTTTATGAATCTAAAGCTATCCGTAATAAAAACATCACCATCAAAATCGAAGACGCTTCTCTTGATGCGGCATTAACTGCCTGCTTAAAAAATCAAAAATTAAGCTATGAAATACTTAATAACACCATTTTTATTAAAGAGCAGCAGGCAACCGTTCAAACACCCGCAGCGGCAAATTCACAACAAGTTGCTATCAAGGTAACCGGGCGGGTTGTTGATGAAAAAAGTCAGGCATTGCCAGGCGTTACCGTGAAATTGAAAGGAGGAAACGCTGTTGTAGTTACAGATAAAGACGGAAAATTCAGCATCGATGTTCCGAATGGGGATGCCGTGCTTGTTTTTTCTTTTATTGGTTATGCCACCCGGGAAATTTCGGCAAAACAAAACCTGAACAACGTACAATTAACGCCCACATCCTCAGATTTGAATCAGGTGGTAGTGGTAGGTTACGGAACCCAAAAGAAAGTTGATCTTACCGGTTCTGTCGCCACAGTTAACGGGGCCGTTCTTAATCAAAGATCAACGCCAAACGCTGCTAACCTTTTATCCGGAACAATAGCCGGGCTGGATGCGGTACAATCAACCGGGCAGCCAGGTAAGGATGCTCCCAATCTTCAAATCCGCGGAATGGGTTCATTCGGGGCTGGCAGTGCGCCCCTTATCCTGGTAGATGGAATAATTGTAACCAGCTTAAATTCCATTGCCGGAAACGATATAGAATCGGTAAGCGTATTGAAAGATGCCGCGTCGGCCTCTATTTATGGCAACAGGGCAGCTAATGGCGTTATTTTAATTACCACCAAGCGCGGTAAACCCGGAACTACCACCATCAACTACAATACCGACCTTTCCATAAACCAAGCCATTGGCCTGCCCAATTTGGTATGGAACTCCGCCGAGTACATGACTATGTTTAATCAGGCACGGGAACATAACGGCACCAATAGTACACCCGTTTATACGCAGGCCCAGATAGATGCCTATAAAAACGCGCCGGCTAACAGCGCCCAGTATCCCAATTATAATTATATAGATCATTATATTAAAAATGCGTTTTCACAAAATCATCACATTAGTGTAAGCGGTGGCAGTGAAAATACCACGTTTAATATAGGGGCCGGCTATTTACAGCAAAACGGTACTGTTAAAGGTACAGATGCTAAACGCTATAACTTATTGGTGACCCTGGATTCAAAAATCAATAAAACCTTTAAAGTAGGTGGAACTGTAGCATTAAGCAAACAAGATATTACTGAACCTGTTTTAGGTAACGATGGTCTGATACTTTTAATTTACGGAGCTGGACCAACATATGCTCCATATTTAACTGACGGCAGCGGCCGGATTGCCAAAACAGATTATTCAAACAACAACGCAGGTCATAACCGCAGTATTGAATACGTTTTAAACAGCGGCAGCAGGGTAACCAATAATTACGAGGCAAGGGCCCAAACTTATCTGGAGGCTAATATAACTAAAGGCCTTACCTGGCTGGTAAAAGGAGCCTTTAACTATAACGATCAGTTTCTGAATATTAATCAATTTGCGGTAAATCAATACGCTTTTCAACCAGACGCCAGTGGTAATTATACCGTGTTGGATAATGGCAGCCCCACCAGCTTAGGTGTTTTTAATCAGGATACGCGCCAATTGTATGCCAATGCGTACTCTACCTTAAATTATAAAACCACCATAGCAACTGATCATCATTTAAATGTTTTAGGTGGATTCAGCGTTGAGTCTTATACCCAGCAATATTTATCCGGGCAAAGAACGTCGTTTCCCAATAATCAGTTAACGCAGCTTAATGCGGGCTCGGTAACAGGTCAGAGCCTTAACGGCGACCAATACCAGTATGCATTGGAGTCATTTTTCGGACAAATTAATTATGATTATAAAGGAAAATACCTGCTTCAATTAGATGGTCGTAACGATGGTACTTCCCGTATTTCGCCATCCAAAAGATGGGGTTTCTTTCCGGCAGCCTCTATCGGCTGGCGCCTGTCAGAAGAAAATTTCATGAAACCGCTTACCTGGATTGATAATTTAAAGATCCGCGCCTCTTATGGCAGGCTGGGTAATCAGAATATTGGATATTACCCATACCAGGCTTTATTAAATGTAACCCAATACTCTTTTACCAGCTCCGGACCAGTTCAAGGAGTTAATCAGCAAAACCTAAACAATCCCGATATTCAGTGGGAAAAAACAGACAATACCGACATTGGCTTTGATTTAAGTATCAAACAAGGGCTTTTTACAGCTACCGCCGATTATTATAATAAAAAAACATCGGGCATTCTGTTTACACCAAACGTATTGGCAGCTGTAGGATTAAATGCACCGGTTACCAATGCAGGAACGGTACAGAACAGGGGTTTTGAGCTTGATCTGGGCCACGCTAATCATATTGGAAAAGACTTCAGATATTCGGTTAACGCCATATTTTCACTTAACCGGAACAAGGTTCTGTATCTGGCTAACGGAACACAGGACCAAGGTATGTATATCAATAAGGTTGGGCTACCCTACGGATCATTTTATATGCTGAAGTGGACGGGTATCTATAATTCGCAGGATGAGATCAATAATTCGCCCAAGGAGGCCTTTGCCAGTCCCAAACCGGGCGATTTGAAATTTGCAGATGCCAACGGCGATAATAAAATAGATGCTAATGACAGGCAAATTATCAAAGGCGCTTTTCCTGATTACACTTATTCCTTCAGGGTTAATTTCGGTTATAAAAACTGGGATCTCAGTACTTTCTGGCAAGGGGTACAAGGAGTAAAACACTATGTACAAGGCTGGGGAATTGATCCGTTTAGACAGGGTGGAGCTCCGCCAACATTCTTCAGAAATGCCTGGACACCTGAAAATCATTCTCAAACTGTGCCTGCTATATTCGATTATAACGGTAATTCGGGCTATGCACCCAATACAAGTCAAAATTCAACCTATTATTTAAAAGATGCTTCTTTTCTGCGATTAAAAAATGTGCGTTTAACTTATCATTTAGTACCCGATCTGGCTAAAAGGCTATTGATGAAAAATGCATCCGTATTTATCTCTGCCGATAACCTTTTCACTTTCACCAAGTTCCCGGGCGATCCTGAACGTTTACAAACAGGACCAGTTAGCCAGTCTGGGTCAGGCACCTACGGAGCCACAAACAATTATGCAGCCTATCCTCAGATACGCATGTTTACCGCGGGTTTAAATGTTACATTTTAA
- a CDS encoding RagB/SusD family nutrient uptake outer membrane protein, with product MKKIYKHPVMLFLLASMAVISSCKKSFLDKQPQDQISTAIFYKTASDAQQGLTGVYASLKQGFNGAGKVYQDCLADNAYANFNSYDANNIQLGNYATTNSAVNTVWNANYAGIAQCNLYIANVTPIAMDAATKNQYFAEVRFLRAFFYSNLVNRFGDVILYDKAATLAQATAPVAKTPKAQVLAFINSDLDFAIANLPDAAFNGHVVKGSALALKAKVALFNQDWTNAVALTNQVITGGKFSLYADYTGLFFRKNQDNNPEIMFSTNYKAPNDQQETNGLDIEIGWWMAINPFQEMVDSYETADGKLITDPTSGYTRAKQYVNRDPRLKASLRGADQPWYNPDGSLVTHDGNTSKTGYQMVKYIDSTLFPMGYSHTNDRDENIIHIRYADVLLMYAEAKNELSGPDATIYAALNQIRARVHMPNVNQALYGSQSTLRDFIRHERRIELAFEGNRYDDLIRWQTAEQVMLKVKLPGNSPPPINFDPSKNYLFPIPQNDLTIDPLLKQNPGY from the coding sequence ATGAAAAAAATATATAAACATCCAGTAATGTTGTTTCTTTTGGCTTCGATGGCTGTTATATCGTCTTGTAAAAAGAGCTTTTTAGACAAACAACCCCAGGACCAGATATCTACAGCTATTTTTTATAAAACAGCAAGTGATGCCCAGCAAGGTTTAACCGGGGTTTATGCCTCCTTAAAACAAGGATTTAACGGCGCCGGTAAAGTTTACCAGGATTGCCTGGCCGACAATGCTTATGCAAACTTCAACAGTTACGATGCCAACAATATACAACTTGGCAATTATGCCACCACTAACAGTGCGGTAAATACGGTGTGGAATGCCAATTATGCCGGCATAGCACAATGCAACCTCTATATTGCCAATGTTACACCCATAGCAATGGATGCGGCAACCAAAAATCAATATTTTGCAGAGGTACGCTTTTTACGCGCGTTCTTCTACTCTAACCTGGTTAACCGCTTTGGTGATGTAATTTTGTATGACAAAGCCGCAACCCTGGCCCAGGCCACCGCGCCTGTAGCCAAAACTCCAAAAGCGCAGGTATTAGCTTTTATAAACAGTGATTTAGACTTTGCTATTGCTAACCTCCCCGATGCTGCCTTTAACGGGCACGTAGTAAAAGGTTCGGCGCTGGCGTTAAAGGCCAAAGTGGCGCTCTTCAATCAGGACTGGACCAATGCGGTTGCACTAACTAACCAGGTTATCACCGGCGGAAAATTTAGCCTTTATGCAGATTATACAGGTTTATTTTTCAGAAAAAACCAGGACAATAACCCCGAGATCATGTTCTCTACCAACTACAAGGCACCTAACGATCAGCAGGAAACCAATGGTTTAGATATTGAAATTGGCTGGTGGATGGCGATAAACCCTTTCCAGGAAATGGTAGACAGTTATGAAACCGCTGATGGTAAACTGATAACCGACCCCACTTCGGGATATACCAGGGCTAAGCAATATGTTAATCGCGATCCGCGGTTAAAGGCGAGCTTAAGGGGCGCCGACCAACCCTGGTACAATCCGGATGGCAGCCTGGTTACACATGATGGTAACACTTCTAAAACCGGTTACCAGATGGTGAAATACATCGACTCGACATTATTTCCTATGGGCTATAGCCATACCAATGATCGTGATGAAAATATTATCCATATCCGGTATGCTGATGTGTTGTTAATGTATGCAGAGGCCAAAAATGAGCTATCAGGACCCGATGCTACCATCTACGCCGCATTAAACCAGATCAGGGCAAGAGTGCATATGCCTAACGTAAATCAGGCTTTATACGGAAGTCAATCTACACTAAGAGACTTCATCCGCCATGAAAGAAGAATTGAGCTGGCATTTGAAGGTAATCGGTATGACGATTTAATCAGATGGCAGACCGCCGAGCAGGTAATGCTAAAAGTAAAGCTTCCGGGAAACAGCCCACCACCTATAAATTTTGATCCATCCAAAAATTACCTGTTCCCGATTCCTCAAAATGATCTCACCATTGATCCATTATTAAAGCAGAACCCGGGATATTAA
- a CDS encoding right-handed parallel beta-helix repeat-containing protein yields the protein MQFLKSTILAITLASSGILMQPCYGQNNIYVSNSGNDKNDGTFKHPVQHLETALSKASGYINNDVVVILRSGIYPLQKTIEITPDNFKEHSLTISSYPNERVTITGSSKIKPIWQPYKGHIVKAKLSVDFVPDQLFINGKSLPMARYPNFDSTARVYNGTAKDAISESRVKTWQTPAGGYIHALHAGEWGSFDYLITGKDDKDVLTYEGGWQNNRPSPMNKQYRFVENIFEELDAPGEWFYNKLTQTLYLYPPAGVDLNKAVFTISGLTDLIHVIGSKEKPLSNITIKGIDFTQTARSFMLAKEPLLRSDWRMYRGGAILLDRTEHVIISYCNFYELGGNAVFLSNYSKNDTIRDNHIHTIGGNAIAFVGNPDAVRSPAFSYETFVPWDKMDYQPGPKSSDYPQYCVASGNLIHHIGTIEKQVAGVQISMSSHITISHNTIYHTPRAGLNMSEGTWGGHMIEFNDVFNTVLETGDNGAYNSWGRDRYWRPERNLIDSIVAARPGIQFLDVIDPIIIRNNRFQCDHGWDIDLDDGSSNYRIYNNVCLSGGLKLREGYNRTVTNNIIINNTFHPHVWLKNSNDVFEHNIVSLPYAPILMNNWGKNIDQNFFLTKEALTASQHLGLDKNSTYGDARFIDEKSGNYHLKPGSQALKTGFKDFDMNFGVTSAVLRKLAQKPTINPLVISVNQGTQNRIEWLGAHFKNIETLGERSAAGLHDNNGALLTDLSAASLAAKSGLEKGDVVIKANDDSVNSVEELLKIYQKIKWMGKAKLVIVRNQNEQVIIVNFK from the coding sequence ATGCAATTTCTAAAATCGACTATCCTGGCCATCACGCTTGCCTCTTCGGGCATTCTAATGCAACCTTGCTACGGGCAAAACAACATTTACGTATCTAACAGCGGTAACGATAAAAATGATGGTACTTTTAAGCACCCCGTTCAGCATCTGGAAACAGCCTTGTCAAAAGCAAGCGGATATATTAATAATGATGTGGTTGTTATATTGCGGAGCGGCATTTATCCACTGCAAAAAACAATAGAAATAACCCCGGACAATTTCAAAGAGCATTCTTTGACCATTAGCTCATACCCCAACGAAAGAGTAACCATTACGGGTTCAAGCAAAATAAAACCGATATGGCAACCCTATAAAGGACACATCGTCAAAGCAAAATTATCTGTTGATTTTGTTCCTGATCAATTATTCATCAATGGTAAAAGCTTGCCGATGGCCCGTTACCCCAATTTTGATTCCACAGCCAGGGTCTATAACGGAACGGCAAAGGATGCCATAAGCGAAAGCCGGGTAAAAACCTGGCAAACACCAGCCGGAGGCTATATTCATGCCTTACACGCCGGGGAATGGGGCAGCTTTGATTATTTGATCACCGGGAAAGATGATAAGGATGTACTCACTTACGAAGGTGGCTGGCAAAACAACCGCCCTTCACCTATGAATAAACAATATCGGTTTGTAGAAAATATTTTTGAAGAATTAGATGCTCCCGGCGAATGGTTTTATAATAAATTAACCCAAACGCTTTATCTGTATCCGCCGGCAGGAGTCGATTTGAATAAGGCTGTATTTACCATTAGTGGTTTAACAGATCTTATACATGTCATCGGTAGTAAAGAGAAGCCTCTGAGTAACATCACCATTAAAGGCATCGACTTTACGCAAACGGCCCGGTCATTTATGCTGGCCAAAGAGCCTTTACTACGAAGCGACTGGAGGATGTATCGCGGAGGAGCAATCCTGCTCGACAGAACGGAACATGTAATCATCAGCTATTGTAATTTTTATGAGCTCGGCGGCAATGCGGTATTTTTAAGCAACTATAGCAAGAATGATACTATCCGCGACAATCATATACATACCATTGGTGGTAATGCGATTGCTTTTGTTGGCAATCCCGACGCAGTACGGTCTCCCGCTTTTAGTTATGAAACTTTTGTTCCCTGGGACAAAATGGACTATCAACCCGGCCCTAAAAGTTCCGACTATCCACAATATTGTGTAGCCAGCGGCAACTTGATACATCATATTGGCACTATTGAAAAACAAGTAGCAGGTGTACAGATCTCTATGTCGTCACATATTACGATAAGCCATAATACCATTTACCATACACCGAGGGCCGGGCTCAATATGAGTGAAGGAACCTGGGGCGGGCATATGATCGAGTTTAATGATGTATTCAATACGGTATTGGAAACCGGCGATAACGGGGCTTACAATTCCTGGGGCAGGGACCGTTACTGGCGCCCGGAGCGTAACCTGATTGATAGCATAGTGGCGGCCAGGCCAGGCATCCAGTTTCTGGATGTAATTGATCCTATCATCATCCGTAATAATCGTTTTCAGTGCGATCATGGCTGGGACATTGATCTGGACGATGGCAGCAGCAATTATCGTATATACAATAATGTTTGCCTGAGCGGGGGCTTAAAGCTACGTGAAGGCTACAATCGTACAGTTACCAATAACATCATTATCAATAATACCTTCCACCCGCATGTGTGGTTAAAAAACAGCAATGATGTATTTGAACATAATATTGTAAGCTTGCCCTATGCCCCCATCCTGATGAATAACTGGGGCAAAAACATCGATCAAAATTTTTTCCTCACCAAAGAAGCGTTGACAGCGTCTCAGCATTTAGGCTTAGATAAAAACAGCACTTATGGTGATGCCCGGTTTATTGACGAAAAAAGTGGAAACTATCATTTAAAACCAGGCTCCCAGGCTTTAAAAACAGGCTTTAAAGATTTTGATATGAATTTTGGAGTTACCTCTGCTGTTCTAAGAAAACTGGCTCAAAAACCGACGATCAATCCTCTGGTTATTTCTGTAAATCAGGGTACACAAAACAGGATAGAGTGGCTGGGGGCACATTTTAAAAACATTGAGACCCTGGGAGAAAGATCGGCAGCCGGATTGCACGATAACAATGGCGCATTGCTTACAGATCTGTCAGCAGCATCCCTTGCCGCAAAAAGCGGCTTAGAAAAGGGAGATGTGGTGATTAAGGCAAATGATGATAGTGTTAATTCTGTAGAAGAATTACTTAAAATATACCAAAAAATTAAATGGATGGGAAAGGCTAAACTTGTTATCGTTCGCAACCAAAATGAGCAAGTAATCATTGTGAATTTTAAATAA